The sequence GCTTTTTGagtgattctgaaacccagcttgcggcacatcaaacttcatgattttgcaacacaaatataatagaagacatttgcagaacatctgtgCACAtgagccacttccggaggttccctgggaacatCATGCACTctgggaagtggtcactttttgagtagTTCTGAaatccagcttgcgacacatcaaacttcatgattatgcagcacaaatacaatagaaggcaTTTACACAGCATCTGGGTGCATTGACCACTTctggaggttccctgggaacctggtgccctcagggaagtggtcactttttgagtagTTCTGAaatccagcttgcgacacatcaaacaaCACAAATATAacagaagacatttgcagattATCCGTGCACATTAGCCACTCCCGGAGgtaagtggtcactttttgattcgTTTTTAAACCCAGCTTGCAACACACATTTCATAGAAGGTATTTGCAGAGCATGTGTGCACATTGGCCAATTGTGGAGGTTCCCTGGAAACCTACTGCATTTCACAATTTTGGCTGGttatgaaacccagcttgcgacacatcgaacttgatgattttgtaacATAAATCAGTAGAAGGCATTTGcacatttgcagagcatcttGGGACATTGGGCTAGAAACCGCCCCCTTGGGAAGCGGTCACCGTTTGAATGGTCCTGAAACCCAACTTGCTATATATCATGGCATCATTACATGATTTTACAACCAGAATATAAAAGACAATATTAGCAGAACAGCAAGACAAATTGAATTCTTCTTGAGCTTCGCGGGATACCTGTGCAGCCAGAAAAGTGATCACTTTTTTATGGTACTCCAGGTGAACAAAGCTGGGTTAGATTCCCAGTCCGGTGCAGGAAAGGATGCTCCGAAACACACACTAGATTATTTGGAGTAAACAAAATCATTCAGGTTGATGTATCGTAAGCTGTTTTTCAGAGCCGTTGAGCATCAGGTTCCCAAGAAACCCCCGGAAGTGGCCGATGTGCCCAGATGCCGTGCAAATGCCTTCTATTGTATCTGTGTTGcataatcatgaagtttgatgtttcGCAAGCTGGATTtaagaatcaatcaaaaagctaccacttccctgagggcatcaggttcccagggaacctccggaagtggccaatgagCTCAGACGTTCTGCAAATGCCTTCTATTGTGCTTGTGTTGCAAAGTCATGAAGTTCGatgctgggtttcagaaccactcaaaaagtgaccacttccctgagggcatcaggttcccagggaacctccggaagtggccaatgagCTCAGACGTTCTGCAAATGCCTTCTATTGTGCTTGTGTTGCAAAgtcatgaagttcgatgtgtcacaagctgggtttcagaacaactcaaaaagtgaccacttccctgtgTGAACCAGGTTTCCGGAACATCTGTAACTGGATTTTGGAGGTCCAAACGTGCAGTTTCCATTCCCATtactattgcaaaatgatgaataaaaacgattgcatcattattgagagcatttactactagttatctacgattaaaaggaagttgacctatttttgaccccatttgacccaggggACCCCCTTTGTAAAACAGTCCCCAAGGACCCAATCTCCAAATCAATACatctaccgccatcgggggtgacaatgggtctggggggtgagaatgggtcatcgctctcaccggcagtctggaggtcatagagcaaaatcgttcaaaaaggtctcttatattttagtcttcttgccatcagatacattcaatctattctataagcattctaagtggttgaaacagtgacccattctcacccccatttgacccattgtcacccccgacgacggtacacaAAAATATAGGGTTTAATGCATCTCTCCTCAAATTTGATGCAAATCGGTCAAAAAACACGAGAACGGTGGATTTTATATTCTGAAATCGTAGCCCGGGCCGAAACGGGcttaagaaatttttaaaagaattcctaaaggaatttctggaggtatttcTAAATTTAATTGGGGAGGATTATGGAAACAAAAACACCTTGAGAAATTTAGTAATGAATCACTAGAGGAAACTTCGATGTATTACTTAGATAAATTTATGATGGAACTCCTGAGGATCTTTTGAAGGTAtgcctgaaagaacttctggatgtataaccaaattaattcctgggggtattttcataagtacgttaggcataatgggcGTTGGGTATAactgacgttaggcataaaatgacccaaagaacagcccatgacataaagaaggcagaattatgccaaacgtccattatgccaaccgtacattatgcctaacgtccattatgcctaacgtacttatgcttaacgtacttatgcctaacgtcacgGACCCCTCAttcgtattattttttttcatgagaaTCCGATTATTTTATGTATTTCCTTTATGTCTTGTGATTATAGACAGTATCACAAAGCAACCGTAACTGATTATTCGTATTACTTGTGTTTTCTGATGCAACAACATGCTTCTTGATTATCACTCAATTGTTGTCAGCTGCTAGCAGTTTTCTTACCGTAGTAATGTTTCTCTGCTAAGGAAACCATTCatgatttgatttttaaaaggaTTTTATATGGCCAATGGTTATAAAAGCTAAGGTGAGCTTAAGGTGAAtcaatttcgaaataaaataacGCTTTCAGGGGCATAGATAGTCAGATTCATGGAATATGGTAACAGCGAAAGacaataattatttttcatctttGGTCAGTGGCAGCATGCGCGAACAGATAATTCACAGAGGTGCTGATCACCAGTTGGCATTAGTATCGACAAAAAAGCGAGGTGACGGCtacataataataaatataaatatctcgcgcttagtttcataggggcgtaactgtatagatcgatttctcttcgtcgatgtttttttattactgtaccgaattgcgctagtttgtcgatgatttaatggattggtgtgataaaggattgtatcttgtaccagaatcaataatcacggttgttgcttttgaaacaattgagttattaacaaaatataaaatcgattaagagaaatcaatcaatacagttacgccctatGAAACTTAGCGCGAGATATGTACAAATTGAGCATAATGTCCTGGCAATTAAATTAGGCGTTTGTGTCCTTCTGCAGTTATATATACCTCATCAACCAACCGATTACCATATTTATCATTCGTTTAAGTTTCAATGCTCACCAACTAATACAGCTGTGCCGGATGAAAACATCAACTCCTGGAAGCTCACATGCTCCAGCCGCGTCAGATGTCGTATCAGAATCACGCTCCAATCGATGGCAAACACGGTGGCGAACGGCATTATCGTCTTTTTCTTCTCGAACAGAAGCCCCAGCAAGAAGATCGTCCCCGCCAGCACCCAGGCCAGCGAGAATATCAACTGTCCCATTGGTTGCATTCGGAAGTACGTGTCTCCGGCAGTTATCCGATCAACATCTATGCCGAGAGCAAGGTCGAAACAAAGCATCGTTAGTCTTCTACAAAGTCAACACGCATCAGTTGATGAGTGTCGTAAACAGGTGTCAACGTAAACATCGTTATGGCAGCCATCCTCTTTGTCAAGTAATCACTCCGAACTAGAGGGGCCATAATGTGGGGtacaaaattgattcaaaaatagCTCACCGATGTCGTCGTCACTGTTGGCATCTTCCTCGCCGTCGCCGTCAATCTCAAACAATCTAGCAGAGTGCGGGAAATTTTCGAGCTGGATCACATTCACGGCGAAGATACATCCAAACGTTAGGGAAGCTGCCGCGATCGCATATCCATGCGCCTTGATGTATCCACTAAATATCCGCTCCATGATCAAGGTTGACCAAGTGATAGAAGTAGCCCTGCTTCAAGTTCAAGATCCAATCAGGTGGATTTGGAAACTGAACCGCAGCAAACACTTTCTGAATCGTGCGTGGGACAATATTCACGATTCAAACACCTCACGTTCCGTTTCGCACAGAATCCAACTGATGACTGTCTCCGGTGGCGGAGGGTGTCTGACCATATGATCCGTAGACACTTTGTCAGTAGGACAGTGCGCGATGTGCACGCGGGATCATAGTGCTAAGGAAAGTAATCTGCTCTTGACGACGATGACGGCGACTACGACAACAGCGCCGATAGCCATGCCGTTTGGTGTCGATCGTACGAAGAAATATGAGGAGGATCATTATCAGCAAACAACACGGTGCTGTTTGAGGTTTGAGAATATGAACCGAACCTATTTTAGACACAGAGTGAATTAAGGGGAATCACTTCGGCACATAATGCAGGCGAAAAATCAAACGTTTTGGGATTACTCTTCGTCATCTCACCCGAGTGGAGGAAAGAAaagaaattggattggatttaactTAATTGACAACGATTGAGAATACATATGTTTTCAACTGAATTGAGTAGGATTCTTGTTGGATAAGAATTGAATGGCAattgattgaaatttaaaaatgattaaaacaggatttgaaaattatcatttccatttttttaatccGCGTTTGTTTTCCTTCAGCCTGTTCCCCACGAGAGACAACCACCGAAGTCATGAAAACGACTCTTAAACCTGGTTCTATCATATCCCATATATCATCTTTGAtgtcaaattttatttaaattgggaaatttattttttataatcttGAGTCCAAAAAAATACCTATTCAAATTAGATTTGTCATAGCATTCGCTCCGTTCCAAAATAGCTCTCCATCACAAAGGTTATCCCCGTAAAAGCACATCAGACTCCATGTAGTACGTACCACATCTCGACAGGATGTGTGCAATGGTGCGAAACAGAGGCTCGCGAAGTGGTAACCAACTGATTTGAACATAGGTACATAATCTATGACGTGTGATTGTTGTGAAACCGATGAGAGCAATTGTTGAAGTGAATGAAAAACATCATGAGCCGGGGTGACGTTTATTgttatttgtttgattttcGCATGATGGGCGAGGATGCTTCACCATGGAGTTCATAGTACATAAGAAGGGCATAGAAGATGAGTTACGGAAGATGCCTTATATTAATATTATTTCTACGTTTTCAATTCTttcaactcatttttacccCACCTACAAAGTACCACGCACCTCCACATCGAAAGTTTTTCAGCAAAAGAGTATCATTACTTCTCCTTACTTCTAGCGATGCGGAAATAATCTTCATTGTACTTTTCATTATCTCAAGTATCTCACTTTTACTTTGACAGTTAGAGCTACAGTGCGATAAGCAATGGTTATATCTAGCAACGTGAACGATATATACTGGGGAAAACGTATTAACCAACAAGTTGTAAGAGGCAATATTTGGGGTTCCTTAGCCAGAGCTAATTTTGTTTCCGTCTGACAGTTGCGGCGAGACTTAAGGCGAAACTTgatagaattcaatttcaaatttgcctCACTACTTCACAGGTTCACATCTCAACAAATCGGGACAGAAACGGGACAGGACGGAAACCACTTTTTCGTCTTGCTGCGCTGCATCATGGGTGAAAAGGGACCTCCAATTGTGTTGTGTTGTACATCCAAAAACGTGAGGTTAGGTCCACCAGCCATTGGTTGTGGCAGCcagcagattttttttaggcTGATTTAGCTGATTTAGTACAAAATTTTACCTAGCAGGTTTAGTCTCTTGAAAATATAGCTGActgctttttttaaatttttcaccaaTGCACAATAGGACAGATATAAaggagtggccaaaactaccaaaaggccaattttgATGTGGTGAATTCACAGATTATAACCCTTATTTTTATAATCAGGgcggttttatttttttagattttttagagaGGGATGGGGGCGTTCTATCTGGCCCctacaagaaatgacatttttttttttgttattttaggaAAACGGGCAACTTTGCCTTTTTTGGtccaaaagtaacatatttatatatcgttacaaagctcttaaacagatctatgcaatagaCTTGATAATGTTATAAAAGCTCCAtccagaatttagtttttagtagtcttgtaaaagcatattttacgcaatatttaacgaacaaaacatcATGTACTACACTGTTGAACTTTTAAtctttgaggaccatgaataaaattctgcccaaattcggcattttgtaagatacatgaatttgaaaaattgctcattttttcctttctcgtgtactaagcTTTAAGCCAaaagtgggcttcgtggccgtgtggaTAGCGACGTCAattgtctagacgcatgtgctatggagtgtgggttcgattcccgccccggtaaagagaaaacttttcgtgatagaaaagttctccactggtccattgggtgtaatgtgtcctgtccgttgtctcgtgctaggtgttaagtgttcagtctgtacgacttctggtcgaagacggtgtccctgtctttttatttttataaaaaaagctttcaataaaaaGGCCGAACACCCATAGTTGTATACTGATCGATtgcacccggctctccgcatgacaccttctagcgcaatgttgaacaacaggcacgaaagtccatcgccttatcttagtcctcggcgcgattcaaacgaactgaagtgttcgccggaaataaaagtaaaaaaaaagtaaaaatctgatccgctgtcgagcggccgtcaacgaagccggcttgataacttcccacgaactcattcactaatggtgacagacgacggaagatgatctgggatatcactttataggcggcatcaaggatggtgatcgctcgaaagttctcacactccagcttgtcgactttcttgtagatggggcatataatcccttccttccactcctccggtagctgttcagtttctcagattctgactatcagtttgtgcaggcaaatggccagcttttccgggcccatcttgatgagcttagctccgataccatccttaccagctgctttacaggtctttagctgttggatggcatccttaacttccctcaaggtgggggctggttggcttccatcgtccgctgagctgacgtagtcatctcctccgctgccttgactttcactgcctatactctcagcgccattcaactgttcctcgtagtgctgcttccacctttcgatcaccacacgttcgtccgtcgaGGTGCTCCCGAGGTGGAGATAAGCAAAGCGAAATGAAGCGGCGATCAAAGCGAGCCATGACATACTGAAAGCGTTTTTCAGAGTGTTGATCTCGCAACAAATTCGAGTGTAAAAGCATGGATTTCGTCAGATGGAGAGTTTTTTGCTTCTCTAAGCACATTTAGCACAAAGAAGAAGAGTGTTGGGGAGATTTATAGAATGTCGCAATTGAAAACCGTTTTTATAATGATGAGCGATAGATTATCACCACATACAAACAGACGTAGGGCATAGCTATGGTAAAACTTTATGGGCCATGTTTTATTCGTGTTTCACGTTTGCTCCtatggaagatccattaataacGTAACGGGAAACGCAAATCCCAAAAATGCGCAGAAAAAAGGAAAACCATTTCCCACCAATTTCCGGCAAAACATTGGGACAATAATTTCTTTATCTATCGGATTGCTCCCGAATTTTAAATATGCGGGCATAAGCAAAAATTTACGCAGTTTTACGGGCATTTCAAGATGCACGGTACGTATATTCCACGTTAAAACCGATTTCAGTGtaaaatcaaatatcaaagAGATTGactacaacatttttttcggtTCAAACGCGCACTACGGATGCATGAAAAATCTATCATTtaaaacttatcctaaaaacgaGAACGATATTAAAATAACAAGTGTTACATCCGTTTGTCTGTGGTAGCATCAAAATATGTTCTTTTTGTTTCAAAGTGTTCTAAATTTATTGACTGCGCCagaatatttctaattttaatgaGTACCGCTACTATGTTACTAAGTTACCTATGCTACTATGTTACCAAAGAGTCCATCTGCGCCAGCGAAAAGCAAGCATGTAATCACGTTATGAGTGGACCTccgtgtcccatcggagaggAAAACAAGATGAAGCCAAAAcaagtgttagcctcatgatatacaaatgcaaaaatggtaccttggcttagaaaccttgcagttaataactgtggaagtgcttaatgatgaacactaagctgtgggGCGGCAACgtcccaatgtggggatgtaatgccaatgaagaagaagaagaagaataccaCAAGGAGTAAGCAATTTATTTGAgacaggtcgacagacctttgtttacacgtgtagatcgaaaggccttgctGCCGGAATTTCTTGGAGAGACAAGAAACTATGCTGTGTACACATTATATTCTATCTACAATAAGGAACATGTACCATATatgaaacaggtcgacagacctttggttacgcgtgtagatcttaaagccttacttaaggatttttttggatacCCAAGAAGTTATTCTTCATACACATTCTATACTATGTACCGcaaagagcatgcaccatatttgaaacaggtcgacagacctttggttacgcgtgtagatcaaaaggccttactgcaggaatttcttggatggccaagaaaaTATTCTTTATACACATTCTAACAATTCGTTGAATTTAACAACAAACGGTCTAAGAAAATATCGGTATCATGTGGTGTACCTCAAGGGTCTATACTGGGTCCCCTGCTATTCTCGATGTACATAAATGATCTACCCCTTGCACTATCATTTTGTAAGTTCCATTTATACGCTGATGATTGCCAGTTGTATATTTCGGGCAAACATAGTGATCTTCCGGAAATAGTTAGGAAAATGAACATCGACATTAATAATGTGGTCAGATGGTGTGATAATTTTGGACTAACACTAAACACCAAGAAAACCCAATCTATTATTTTCCGTACAAAACGTATGTGTGTGCGAGGAGATGCCCCGATGGTAAAAGTTGGGGATAACATTATTGAATATTCTGAAACAGTTAAAACCTTGGAATTATCATTGATTGCAATATGAATTGGAATGCTCAAGTTAATGCTGTGTGTGGTAAAGTATACAACGCTCTCCATAACTTAGTAATATTAAGACATTACACCCCTCAACATATTAGACTAAAACTGGCTAGATCTCAAATTATACCACTTTTGGATTACGGAGATGTACTATTTGGGCTTGTTTCTCAAAGGAACCTCAGAAAACTGACACTAGTATTTAACACTATTACAAGATATGTATTCAATTTAAGAAAGTTTGACCACATATCAAATTACGCTAATCTACTTCTTGGATGCAGTTTTTCTAACCATCTTAAGATTAGAACATGCACACAAACGTTTAAAATACTTAACAACCCTCCTAAATATCTCGAAAACTTTTTCACTTATACGCGTTCAGCAAGAACACCGTCACTGATTGTTTCGAGATACTACACAAATTACTTGAAGGATTCATTTCATCACCGCGCGGTCAAATTATGGAACGAGTTACCGTCAAATTGTAGGCTTGAAAGACATTTTCATTCGTTTAAAAATAGAATTACATCATTTTTAGTTTAGTAGTTAGAGTACAATGGCATTCTGCAATTAGTTATAGTTATGGTATCATATACTTTGAAAACCTTTAAAGGTTATTTATGTTACTAT comes from Armigeres subalbatus isolate Guangzhou_Male chromosome 2, GZ_Asu_2, whole genome shotgun sequence and encodes:
- the LOC134214422 gene encoding uncharacterized protein LOC134214422, with protein sequence MERIFSGYIKAHGYAIAAASLTFGCIFAVNVIQLENFPHSARLFEIDGDGEEDANSDDDIDVDRITAGDTYFRMQPMGQLIFSLAWVLAGTIFLLGLLFEKKKTIMPFATVFAIDWSVILIRHLTRLEHVSFQELMFSSGTAVLVVIPMYVGFTLAALYRLFDLRARERARQVEENEDLENGRKPVKFILGDELDDSWIS